From one Lycium ferocissimum isolate CSIRO_LF1 chromosome 7, AGI_CSIRO_Lferr_CH_V1, whole genome shotgun sequence genomic stretch:
- the LOC132062390 gene encoding uncharacterized protein LOC132062390: MTPQTYERPDLNLIWFDPDFSTPTNRNQARYNNKAGKRREVIRRRRYKDVIHTCGDDTGGYASSNGGYGFDCEEGYGGDGATYDHDEYGNYGDVNGQFDHDPYDGGPYYSGDDYESSGSYRSYEEDEGVEELDKESYSEYESYEESHTTHHGCGGGLRYIPSSRLRYESIGEDLHELGSCDEYEPCGYTLCGEYARGDNKFEDEICEDSSSGYSRTSFCDTSYTKQDGVSVWIGPRRSRP, translated from the exons ATGACTCCTCAAACATATGAAAGGCCAGATCTGAACCTCATTTGGTTTGATCCAGACTTTTCAACCCCAACCAATAGAAATCAAGCAAGGTACAACAATAAAGCAG GTAAAAGGAGAGAGGTCATAAGGAGGAGGAGATATAAGGATGTCATCCATACTTGTGGCGATGACACGGGAGGCTATGCCTCTAGTAATGGAGGATATGGATTTGATTGTGAAGAAGGCTATGGGGGAGATGGTGCAACATATGACCATGATGAGTATGGGAATTATGGAGACGTCAATGGTCAATTTGATCATGACCCATATGATGGTGGGCCTTACTACTCCGGGGATGACTATGAGTCAAGTGGATCTTATAGGTcttatgaagaagatgaaggagtAGAGGAGCTTGATAAGGAGTCCTATAGTGAATACGAGAGCTATGAAGAGTCTCATACTACACACCATGGATGTGGAGGCGGCTTGAGGTATATTCCTTCCTCACGCTTACGATATGAATCAATTGGTGAAGACTTGCACGAATTGGGAAGTTGTGATGAATATGAACCTTGTGGTTATACGCTTTGTGGTGAATATGCTCGGGGAGATAATAAATTCGAAGATGAAATTTGTGAAGATTCTTCTAGTGGGTATTCACGTACATCATTTTGTG